In the Necator americanus strain Aroian chromosome X, whole genome shotgun sequence genome, CCCCCTTTGTTGGAATCGATCAAAAACGTCCAGTAAGGGCAACCTTGGAACGACAGCCAAAACGCTGTGCGAAGGCGTTGGCGGCTAACAACGGTCCGGATTCGAACGCATTGAAATGCGTAGAACGAATCGAGGCGAATATTGAATATACGCAAGTGAATCCCGTACGTAAATATTTTTAGGAATAGTATTAATTCTGTGACAAGTAAAAATATGGTTGAAATGTCATTAAAAGTGCGAATATGTCGCATGCGGCAGTCTCGGTTGTTATTGATCATTATATCGTTGTATAATGGTGGCAGTTGTCCAGAACTGCATGTGAAAAGAGGTTGAATGTGTTCTAGGATGGATGATTATTGAAAGCGCTGAAAAGTGCTGAAATATTGAAAGAGAACGTATTTTGCACTTGAATCCGAATAGGAACACGTTAGGCGTAAccacgaacgaacgaacgaacgacgACCACCCCTTCCCCCCCCCGCTTCCATCCACCACGCATCGCTCCCTCTACAGTTCAACACACACTATATGACTGCCACTTACACACAAATGTACAGAAATGTTTTTACGGTCAGTCATTTCGCATCTATAGAACGTTCTCGTTTTTTCATGGATCGGATCCATGAAATTTCATGGATCCatgctgtgtgtgtgtgtatctGTTTATTTCATATTCGGTAACTAAACAACTAAACGTGTTCGAATAGCTGGCAGCAATTCTTCGCTACTCCACTACTCCTGCCTCCTCATACCTCCTCAAATTAGCGTGACACATGAGAGGAGGTGATTTGCTACACATAAAAATGCGTACTTCTATCGTCCTAAACACCTGCTTGCACGCTTGTTTTGTGTTGAAAACGCAAATATATCGAAAGATAATGGGTACAGCTGCGATTATTTGCTGTTCTTGCGATCACGTAGTAGTGCAAGTAAAATTTTGTTACTAATTTTATGTGACAATAGTATCAGTCGTCAGCTAGATGCACGTCCCACGTCTCAAATTGTTTATCCTTTTGGTGACTAGTGCCAAGCACCGCGATGACTACAagcgtccgcgaaacgaacgaacgaacgaacgaaccaGCGAGTGCGAACGACACCTATAACTCTCATCCTCAATCTGTGTGTGATGAGGTTTGTGTAGAGTGCTAGAAATTTCttcgagaattttttaaagtcctCTCGTTCGAATCTTTTGGAATTTCCAGTGCTTAAATGTTGAACTGTAGATAACTGAGTCGATGTAAGTGCTCTAAGTCGATTTCTGTTTCCAATTCCCTtcgaagagaaacaaaaatgatattCTCTCTATATTCTTCGTCGTGCAAACTGGATAGTTGATTGTGTGGAAAGTTCGATGTGCGCAAAATCGTGAGACGAAACTCTGACGAGTTCCGTTTGAAATTGCTGCAAAAATGATGATCAGCAGAAGTGAATAGTTCATTTGTTGGTGGTTGATAGTCTATATTTTGCGTGGCACCGGGATGATGAGAGCGAAGGTCAGACGAAAGCGATACGAACTTGCGAGTGTGTGGTGTAAAGCGGGGTCGAAGCGTTCCCTGGCGTTGATCGAATGTGCATTTACCTCTCAACGTTCCGCTATGAGGTTAATAGGTAGCTGTAGACATTTAGcagataagaagaagaaaaaaatccatcatcAAATATTTCATCGCATATCGCTGAAATCGCTCATCACATGAATCTCATCCGCTTGCCTATGTGCCCAGCTAACTAACTATTCGTGGAATTCTAGAATCACCTGAATTTGACGTCCCCACTCCCCTCCCGTCCGCTACTCACCTACTAAACTCTTCACATTCCCCttcgacacacacacacaagcgCACACACAGAGAGAGAATATTATTTTTCACAGCTCTCTTTGCTGAAATATACTGTGTGCACTGCTGTCCGCTGTGCTTTCGTTGATTGTTTTCAATGCATAACATATTCTCCTATCAAGAACGAACGGAACGGGCTCGAACATATTGTCACGTTCGTTAACGTGTGTGCGTTTGGcatctgtgtgtgtgtgtgtgtgtgtgtgtgaattgTTTGTATTTAGCATTCGCCCTCTGTATGTGCAtagatgtgtgtgtgtgtgtgtgtgtgtatcgTTATGTGTTTTCGTTGCTGCTGTTCCTGCTGCTGCTACCAGGACAATTCTGTTCGGTTTTATCATTACCAAAGATCGCTAGgattctcctcctcctccttctgaCGATGAAACGTGAATCGTTTCCTCACGTCATTCACAACAATCTTATAAATACCATATGGAAATTTgtctatccttttttatcctccagattatccttcgaaatttccactcacaacaaattttgctagaaaatttcttttcaccatcactaacaaaaatgattttctttagaacaccttatttttttttgcaacatttcttTCGTATGTACGTATCTATAGCATTTCCAGCCTTCATACcttcattttgaagaaattaattcataaatttttctGAGAGGCGCTATAAAATTTCCTATTTCCATAACTATAAATGACTAAAAAATTGtcgttttgaaagaaaaagaaaaaccaatgcTGCAACTAGAATATATTTAAGCGATCCTatgtttccaaataaaaatgaacaacaTCAATGCAATTGCAGTTCTAACTGGTTtcagattagaaaaaaaaagcagcacttCAAACTTTGCATCAGAgttctttttgaataaaattcttcGCGAACGTTCTTTTCGAATGCTATTTTCCGTCATTCTTAGTGCACTTCAAAGAGAAAGGCGGAAGTTCACAGAGAATAGTTTCCCTCATTAAAAAAGATTCATTAACTTTTTGTCCACTTCcgtatctatttttttttttgattagatttctatttttgctcAGAGAAATTACTATCATAAAAGTCTTAGGTTGCCATGATATCCGATACGGAAACAAAAgtaagcgagaaaaaaatccgaagaggaaaaaatctcaTCTTAGTTTCCCCATTTTGCTAATTGTTCTCCTTGCTGTTGTTACGCGATGTGCGTTACATTGTCGTCTACaaaattctgttttatttttgtactaCAAAATTGACTTATTTCATTGAGTCATGtcgaatagaaaaatttctagtttttaaatAGAGTGATTGTAAGGGAATTCActtcaaggatttcttttctatagATTTATATACCTAGATGGCTTCAAACACCTGGAACCTCTTCATTTATCACTTCTACTATTGTTCTTGGATCTCTGGAAACCTCAAGCTATTCCTAATAATCTCCTATTCGGCTGATACTCTGGATATTATTctataaatttttgaatcgATTTCAAAAACCTTTCCTGTTTCAGTGAGAATAGATATACGAGGTCCTCGAAGGTTAGAAATAGTTTAATAGGATGaatatctcaaaaatttctcagaaattgcACGATATGTCCAACAGTGTGATGCACGAAGTTCGAACGGtctcggagtttttttttacttgaactCCTCAGTGAAACATTGTAAAAGGATCAAGATTCTCTTGTTCTCTTCGGTTTCCTCCCCTGTCACAGCACACCCACTTACGGTGCTTCTCATCTAATCACTTTTAATAGCATTAAGAGAGGGAGTTAGAGGAGTTGGAGTGAAATCGAGAGTGTGGTACTTGGTCGGCTTCAAATTCTATGTGATATGTGTTTTCGCGGGGTCTCCTCTGCATGATCTAAGTTGATAAATTCGCTTAACGGAGGGGTAGTTGTTTTCGTTGTGGACGTCGGAGCAAAACATTGCACTTTATGGGAACGCGAGTGCGCTGCCGGCGTTGTCGGCGTCGGCGTCGTCGTCGGCGTCATCGTCGTCGTGCACTGGCTATGCAACGGTGCTTCTCTCCTCCGCTCTCTCTGTGCCTCCTCCCCCTCCCCTCGAAAACACCTCAAAATCGATTCGGTCGAACTCTCTGTTTCGCACTTTTTACGCATGAGATGAGGGAAGAGTGAAAGCGCAATAAACGCGTTGGCATTCTTTGCTGTTGCCGCATTGTCGCAATTTCAGCGGACCAGTAAAAACAATATGATATGCAGAATGTTTGTTTAAACATGTTCAAGTGCGAACACTAGCACCATGTATGCGATAAGCGCCATCGCAACCGCTACCGTAGACGTAAGGGACGTAGTTAACGTTTACGCGTTAGCACAAGCAATGCGAACGTGTTCCAGGTGGTTCGAGGCCAAGAGTGCAGGATCATAATCCGTGTGTGGGGAGCGGCAGTGGTTTGTCCTGCTCAGACTATGTTTGTTATCACTTTCCTCTATCCTCTGCGTCCTGGCCCGTTCGCCCTTGCAATGTCTGCCATCTCAACGTTCATGTTACTCTCTCGTTACCCACTACTGCTAACCGGCTTTTTGTGCGTTCTTATGGTTAGTGGCACCCGTCTGGCACCCAGGACTTGTCAGAATGCTCTACCACGATGTCTACAGTAACGTCTATGTAAGTTGTTTTTGGTACTATTTACTGGgtggaagaagaaatgaaggtcGGAACGGGTGCGCTGACTGCGTCGTTGTGTTGCACGTATTCAGCCGGCGGCCACCATCACATCGCCGCCGCCttcgccaccaccaccaccaccatcgtCGTCATCATCCTCctcctcatcatcatcatcgtaatcatcatcattatcatcatcaacaacaacaacatccacAATTGCGGTACATCCCGTGAAGAAATGAGCGATGACGCATAAAAGGGCAAGCAAAATCGCTACGTGGTTTTTTCCCCCCAAATGTTCGCATCGCACTGCAATGAATGCTGTCCCTCCCTACCTTACTATGTGTCCTTACCTCATCTTTAGCATCTTAAATTTACCACATGGTCCTGAACGATAAAAAGTATAGAATTCGAGCGTTTCCGTGTGAAAAAACTCCCTACTGCACTCTATTTGTTCCGCGAACAAGGATAACAATACTAATTGTGCAGATTGTACGGAATAATTTGTTGCTTATCCTGTATAAAAAATCATCTCCGGAACAAAACCACTCCGCTCTTTTATCCATACATCCGCTGTTTCTATGACTTTCAAATCGTTTGGTCTTAtttgcaaactttttttttctgaccacTGCACTCTTCGGAGCAGCAGCAAAAGGGCAAAAGTCTAGTCGTCAGTTTCGAGGGGGAATTTAGCGAAGCACCTACGTGGTCGATTCACTGGATGACTGTATCGGATACAAGCATTCAATAGTCTTTCGGCTCCCTACATATTGTTcggtgaaaaaaaggaagaaatggatgcgTTCGGATGTGTGGCTTGGTTTCACGACAGACGGAGGAGGACTGCAGAATATCGATTAGGTGTGTACCGTAGCCAACGCCCTGTTTACACTTCACAATTGCTCTGTTGAAATAACGAAATGAAACATCGATGGCAGCATTGCGATGCTGCTGTGGTGCTGTGGTCGTTGTGTTAACATTGGCCTATCGTTCGGTGGTCGATGACGGCTTCCAGCatcggagaagaaaaaacgattcGTTCGGAACTTTTCACGTGACTGCATGATGTTCATAGTTAAGAATGGTGGAGTCGACGGTCCCCGCGATACGCTCCGCCGCTCCCTCCTTCACCTCGTTGACgcagcggcggcggcggccGCCGCCGCCGTCGACGCCGCCGTCGTGGTGTCGTTCCTCGTTCCGATGTGTGTTGCAGTTTTGTTTGAGTCGTAGCTCTTCGGCACGTGTGCGAGTGCGTCTGTCCGCCTCGTCGCTCTGCGATCCAAGTGGTGCATCCACATCCCTCATTCTCGACTTGTTTTTCGCTGGCAACAGCACTCTTCGTGTGCCAACCCTGTTGATGTTTTCGTCTCATCGTTCGTCCTCGTACCCCAGAgcgctttttttcgctcttttcttttccactttgAACCAGTCAGTCCATTTTTAGTGCTTTCAATGATTATTTGATGTAATCTaagatttgattttgtttGGCCTTATTTCATCAACTGAGACTACTTTACATATTTTAACATGACGATAACTGCTTCAGACATCTTCAGCCGTGAATATGCCacgtttccttttccttctgtACCCTGAAATCCctttttcacaagaaaaaaaaagaaaaatcgatttttttctagattttccaAAGTGCACTTATACATCCAGGAATACTGTCTGGACCACATATTTGTTTAGTACAGCAGCGACTCTCtagaaattattcttttttttccaagtgttTCGTAAGAAAaacccacttttttctttcacagtcaagtttttttgctttctgtttttttttttcgacaacatAACACAGTCTGGACTCAGTTATCTTTTGAGAATGGATGTGACGATTCTAACCTAATTTCGCCTTATTTCTGCCGCTTTCCGCGATTCTTACGCGCCTATTCAGCGGTCGACAATGGGTGGTCCCACTTACTCTTCGGTGCTTTTCATTCTCAGTTGATATGCAATAACGATAGTGTAGCCTGTATGGTGTTCGGCGCGGCGACCAACGCTGCGGACTGCTGATTTTTTCATCGTCAGCCCTAGACTACCGTAGTTGTTGACGGTAACTTTTGTTTCCCGCTGGCGGCCACGACCAGCGATGAACTAAGTTTGCACTTTTGTTTGTGCGTTTCATCCCTAATTAAATGTATATTTTGCCAGCCGGAGTTCATGTGATCTTTCTGATCCACGTACTCTTGTGTGATAATGGTGTAGAGCTGTTACTAGTGCCCTCTCTTTCATCACGATTATCTTTCCTGTTGGTGGTAAAAACGAGAGTTACACGTAGCCGCATCGCTTATGTCCTATTAAGTTTTGTTGTGTTTAATTCCATGGATCCGCTGAGTATTTTGAGTTTCTAAGCAGACATTCACAtacttcgattttttccacgtctttttttttcgtatggtTTTGCTTGTGCTCACGGATGCTTAAcacgtttttcttcctctgtgAAGTTCCTCGTATGATTTTTGGTACTTATCTCATCGAGCCCACAAGCGGCGATAATCTCTTCGTATTAGCGTTATGCCACTGTCTGAGGTTGTTTTGAGAGCTTGTCCCTTGCGTGGTTGCCGTCATCAATCCTGTTTTCGTCCGCGTGTATGTAATCTCGGGAATAACATGAGCACTACCGTAGTCCCGGCCAAAGTGGGCGGGACCGCTGCCATCCGCTCAAGACCAATCAAATCGCGAGTGTGTTCCACTGTCCTCGGTTAACGCGCCAACGCTCGAACGGGGGTAACAACGCAACTTGAAcgacacacacatgcacatcTGAAAGTGTGGTGAGAATAGAAATATTGTGGGGGTTGTAGGAATTCCTTTTGGTCCGGAAAGTCTGCATAACATACGTTAGGAGGGTTCTTTGTCCTTACAGAACGAAATACATCGAAATAATCTCAGTAAACTTACCAGCATTCTATCACTTTCTTCTGGAAACATCTTttttatgcagaaaaaaaacgtataaaaAGAGtgcatccgaaaaaaaaaaacacatcatCAACATGTGTACCAGACTGCACTGAACTCATGCTTCTTGTTCCGTGTTGGTTattgaggattttcttttgaaatcatCATTGGTACTTTCGTCGCCCTTCTTGGAATTGTTCTCCTCCTCTTCAGCTTATTTTCTCGCCGTTGTGAGGTTTTGATGTAGTTATAAGTTCTCGAAGGGCGTGAAAAATGCGAACGTGTACCATGTGAACGGGGGCGTGCCCCTTTTTTGCCTCAGCCAGTAAGTATATGCCCTCaccagaacatttttttctgcgtttcaAAAGAGGTTGCTCTGATCGCTTTTGCGTTCTCATAATATCTTGTTTTAgtagaattaaataaaactaaCATTTCTTATGAATAATAACAAAAGATTGAGATTAAAGATTAGTTGATTATACTTTCGGATGGATCGAAacgatgttgttattgtttttatttcgccTATCTTCGGAAAGCTTCTTTTTGGCCCTTATTTTCCCATTTCTTAGCCTTCCCCGCCTTATAGTGCACTCTTTTCCCTTTCATAGGCCGGATATGAAGACGACGGCGGTGATATCAGCTTTTCCTGGACGAAACGATCGTAGCAATCTACAGCGTTGGCAAAGTTCGCATCAGAGATTGCTTGAGTGCTTGCTTTGTGGTGGTTCCCTTCCGTCATTTTGTCGTAGAACGAAGTATGTCTGCTCAGGTCTGACAGCGAATCATTTCCTTTCTGCTCACGTGCGTTTCCAGAAACACTCCGTCTAGGAGGTTCCTCTCTGGTCTCTTCGAGCGTTTCTTTCCCATGTCTCCTTCCCGCCGAGATTCAGTGAACGTTGACACGCTGGCGTTGATTCCGCTGAACAGAGTCCCGAAGGGTGAACTGCAACGTCGCGAACTTCCTGGCACACATGCGACGGATGGCTGAATGCGAAAACACGCGTTCGTTTGTTAATTTCGTCCGGTGTTTTCAACCTAATGTTGGTACTGCGCCTCCACTTCGTCAGCGGTCTCTCTGCAAGCTGTTCTCCGATCCTTTCAGCTGTGTTGTTATTGTGGAGCATGTGTGGTGCGTGTGTGTTTTCCTCCTCCCCTACGTTGCTCCATGGTGAGTTGTTTTTGCCTGAACGCAGAATAACATCCTAGAAGTATACGGTAGTTTCATAGACCTCTGGCATCGCCGTGGTTGTTGAGCGGTTCGCGCTCGGCCGCCCGTTCGCGCTCACTGTTCGCCGCCGCCGCCAACACAGCCATCCCAGCTCTGCTCTCCTCATTTCCTTCTTGGACGACGACCACATGTGTGGATCTCGTTCAATGCGAAAGAGCGTGCTTTCTTCCCGACGTCACAACACATTCGGTTTTGTTGCCTCTGCCTTCCCTGATTACTCATGAAAAGCAAACGGAAGGAACAATAAGAAACACGTAATCATAGATCCCAGCTCTGGTTCTTCGCCAAAAGAATTCCGGACATGTTTCGAATCAGTGAGAAAATGTGCGTTAAAACTCTTGGATTGCTTCAACCTCTAATTACCTGTATTGAAGCAGTAGAACTTAATTAGCACTTCCCACCAAAACGAGGTTCGGTCACGGAAAAGGATGAACCTCAAGAAATATGACGACTCTTTAGCGTGGATCTTGGCCGAAGTGCTCTAAATTGCAGCATCACTTTCCAATATAAATGCAATTACGTCCCTTTTTTAAACTAGTTCTTGCTGGAACTAATATTCTATCCAAGTTTCTGGAACATTTCACTTTGAGCCGCCTATCCTACAAGAGCCATTCCGTTCTCTTCTTCCTTGAGACGTTgagacatttatttattcctttcaCAATATATTAGAGTGATATTTTAACATGTAGTCTGCAAAATGAAATCattataatttcaaaaataatttttttgatgagATTTTGCGACAATCACTGGAAAGTACTGAAAGAAAGTAGTGTTTTTGAAGTCAACGGGACTTGTTTAcgtgagatttttcttttattttcaaagttatGCTAAATTCTAAACTCTAGCGGCATGTAGATAAGCTAGGAATAGCTCGTCATTTCCAGCTGTgagatgatcttttttcccGTCATTAACCgaatgaatttttctctgaGAAATCGGATGAGGCGTGGAAGTCCATGACATAATGGTCAAAGTGTAAGATTTTTCTGGCAGGGACgaggggggttttttttttaattgacgATTGACTCGATACACTTATTTTTACGTGTTCATTTGTGGATGGCTGACCTCGGTCATTGCTGTATTCGACCTATCTATGCGTTCGTTCGTTCGCTACTGCGCTGTGCTCGTATTTTAATAGGACACGTTAACTATATGGCGTTGTTCAAGGTTTTTCGCTGAATGAAGGTCGTTCACGAACGCGCTGCGCAACCGAACGAACGGCTAAAAACGATGATTCGCAACACAACCAGCCAAGCATGCGCCGCCATCCATGCGAGTCCTTGAGATGCCCTCACTCTCTGCGCTCCATCATCTCTTCCTTTCACGTATCTCTTTggcttctttctcttttgtttcttcttttttttttctcttcgttttatGCTTGTTTGTCTGCGCTGCAACGGTGTGCTCTCATTGATCTCTCTCTCATACTTCTTATGTCGCAGTTATTTTCAATTGAGAGAGTTCGCTAGGGTGTTTGGCACAGGGAACACACGGAATGCAGGAGCGagagcgacaaaaaaaaaacgagaggaaTTGCAGCTTCGCTTGTATTGTTATTGTGCACGATTGCTGAGTTGATGGGGTGCTAGTTGCGAATAACTGTCGCTACGGTAACATGTAACGCCGTCCCACCTTTGCATTTTCTACGTATATGCTCATTAGTGCTCTATGCAGTACGATATGAACGCATAAATAAGGCGTTATACTATCAAAAtcagcataaaaaaaaatgaatccatTCGGCCTTACATTATGTATAAAAAGTTGGAGACAAGAATACTAGTTGATATTTTGGATATAGTAAGGAAAATGACAGCTGCTAGCCATGACACATGTACTTAGTCACGATGGTTTCGAGGCATTCCGATTGGATTGCCCTCCTCCTCGATGTCCAATAATTCTGAATATCCTGATTGCAATCGTTCCTGTTTCAATCCTGAATCTATTCTAAGCTTCGCTTATGCTGTGTTATGTTCTTCTCTCGTGTAATCGTTGCCTCCTGTCTACTGATTCTCGCCTCAAGCCTCGTCAATACTACTGCCTCATTTCCCTCAATCTGCTTCCTCTTTCCGTAAAGATCTTTGAGCACTTCGCGTGTATATCACATCGTCTACATtgtttgtgtgtgttgtgtgtgtgtgtgcgtatCGTtgccgtcgtcgtcgtcgtcgtcgtcttcCGGTGCCGTTAGATTTCGGACGTTTGAGGGCTTCGGAATGGTGAAGCAGCTGAGGTTCAGCGATCAGCACTAAAGCTCTGCTCTCGCAACAGCGAAGGTCGTGACAAGTCGCGTCCAGCGCTAAACACACTTCATTTATTCGTCACCCTAATTATTATGGTGGACGTTAACAACCTTCTCTCCTCACAGAACTACCTCAATTGGAGTATGCTAAATAAGTTTTATGGCAAGGTGAGTAGAATTCgacaaataaatcaaatccTTAGTTTTAATCACTAATAGTGGTCTTGAAAGTGTTATTTCCCC is a window encoding:
- a CDS encoding hypothetical protein (NECATOR_CHRX.G21354.T1), with the translated sequence MRRKHQQGWHTKSAVASEKQVENEGCGCTTWIAERRGGQTHSHTCRRATTQTKLQHTSERGTTPRRRRRRRRRPPPPLRQRVRCEHLGGKNHVAILLALLCVIAHFFTGCTAIVDVVVVDDDNDDDYDDDDEEEDDDDDGGGGGGEGGGDVMVAAG